One window from the genome of Hyalangium ruber encodes:
- a CDS encoding histone deacetylase family protein produces MRGWLEEWKARLRPDRARVPVFYDASYRLPFLGLEASTGIEPRRVDFTTWYLLETGVVRPAQVYRPLPVSYAQLARVHEASYLKALSRPETLARIFAVEPSDVAVDALLDTLRRVCGGTLEATRLALAQGRAVANMAGGFHHAAPGRGGGFCALNDIAVALAEARAQGFEGQVVVVDLDAHPPDGTAECVAGDAKVWVGSLSGSDWGPPPGVDEVLLPRGCGDAEYLAALEALLGRMPRAELAFVIAGGDVLRGDRFGLMGLSLEGARARDRVVARALRRVPSVWLPGGGYHEEAWKVFAGSVLALGGRGHRPIEARFDPLSARFQRISRMLAPEAYSDWEPITQEDLEGALGHGLPLQERVLGHYTAQALEYALYRYGLLTHLERLGYQRLRVEVGSTGAGDRTQLLGQADGQEHLLVDCVMERRRLGEEDYLFVNWLALRHPRARFSAVRPKLPGQDVPGLGLSREAVEVLIRMAERLKLAGVAFRPMWYHLAVVASARLRFLEPARQGRFEALRRDLAHLPMLEATRRVAEGRVLLNGQPYAWEAADMVSSHAPRTEDSEAIAAERECCHFTVAGA; encoded by the coding sequence ATGAGAGGCTGGCTGGAGGAATGGAAGGCACGGCTGCGCCCGGACCGGGCTCGGGTCCCCGTCTTCTACGACGCGTCCTACCGGCTGCCCTTCCTGGGCCTGGAGGCCTCCACCGGCATCGAACCGCGCCGGGTGGACTTCACCACCTGGTACCTGCTGGAGACGGGCGTGGTGCGCCCCGCCCAGGTGTACCGCCCGCTGCCCGTCTCGTACGCGCAGCTGGCCCGGGTGCATGAGGCGTCCTACCTGAAGGCCCTGTCGCGCCCGGAGACGCTCGCGCGCATCTTCGCGGTCGAGCCCTCGGACGTGGCGGTGGACGCGCTGCTGGACACCCTGCGGCGGGTGTGCGGCGGCACGCTGGAGGCGACCCGGTTGGCGCTGGCACAAGGGCGCGCGGTGGCCAACATGGCGGGAGGCTTCCACCACGCGGCGCCGGGCCGGGGCGGCGGCTTCTGCGCCCTCAATGACATCGCCGTGGCGCTCGCGGAGGCGCGTGCCCAGGGCTTCGAGGGCCAAGTGGTGGTGGTGGACCTCGACGCGCACCCACCGGATGGCACCGCGGAGTGCGTCGCGGGGGATGCGAAGGTGTGGGTGGGCTCGCTCTCCGGCAGCGACTGGGGGCCTCCGCCGGGAGTGGATGAGGTGCTGCTGCCGCGAGGGTGCGGTGACGCGGAGTACCTCGCGGCGTTGGAGGCGCTGCTGGGCCGCATGCCACGCGCGGAGCTGGCCTTCGTCATCGCGGGCGGCGACGTGCTGCGGGGGGACCGCTTCGGCCTCATGGGGCTGAGCCTGGAGGGAGCGCGCGCGCGGGACAGGGTGGTGGCGCGAGCGCTGCGGCGAGTGCCCTCGGTGTGGCTGCCCGGAGGCGGCTACCACGAGGAGGCGTGGAAGGTGTTCGCCGGCTCGGTGCTGGCGCTGGGCGGGCGGGGACATCGGCCCATCGAGGCGCGGTTCGATCCGCTCAGCGCGCGGTTCCAGCGCATCTCCCGGATGCTGGCGCCGGAGGCGTACTCGGACTGGGAGCCCATCACCCAGGAGGACCTCGAGGGAGCGCTGGGGCACGGGCTGCCGCTCCAGGAGCGGGTGCTGGGCCACTACACGGCGCAGGCGCTCGAATACGCGCTCTATCGCTACGGCCTGCTCACGCACCTGGAGCGCCTGGGCTACCAGCGGCTCCGGGTGGAGGTGGGCTCCACGGGAGCGGGGGACCGCACCCAGCTGCTCGGGCAGGCGGACGGACAGGAGCACCTGCTGGTGGACTGTGTGATGGAGCGCCGCCGGCTGGGAGAGGAGGACTACCTCTTCGTGAACTGGCTGGCCCTGCGCCATCCCCGGGCGCGGTTCAGCGCGGTGCGGCCGAAGCTGCCGGGCCAGGACGTGCCGGGGCTGGGCCTGTCGCGCGAGGCGGTGGAGGTGCTCATTCGCATGGCGGAGCGGCTGAAGCTGGCGGGCGTCGCGTTCCGGCCCATGTGGTACCACCTGGCGGTGGTGGCGAGTGCCCGCCTGCGCTTCCTGGAGCCAGCGCGGCAGGGGCGCTTCGAGGCGCTGAGGAGGGACCTCGCGCACCTGCCGATGCTGGAGGCGACACGCAGGGTGGCGGAGGGGCGGGTGCTCCTCAACGGTCAGCCCTACGCGTGGGAGGCCGCCGACATGGTGTCGAGCCACGCTCCGAGGACCGAGGACTCGGAGGCCATCGCCGCCGAGCGCGAGTGCTGCCACTTCACCGTGGCGGGGGCTTGA
- a CDS encoding GAF domain-containing sensor histidine kinase: protein MKTAPLPPDEGARLEALAAHAVLDTPPEEAFDALTRLASRLCGVPIALVSLLDHTRQWFKSRVGIEATETSRDLAFCAHAILQDGLFVVPDATRDERFHDNPLVSGAPHVRFYAGTPLKSLSGHNLGTLCVIDHVPRELTAEQAEALDTLGRQVESQLQLRLRVRELERREAESRSQRDALARLKRQKDGLLQLVVKDLQTPLSAIHSHAALVQSRTQLPEDVRGAARDIREGTESVQRLVANLLEASQEDAPLVTRMAEFDVTALLAEVARDFGVRIHGSHRQFTHGMRVTERLITADRELLRRALDNLLDNSYRFTQLGSGKVAMEASQPEPGLLELRVRDEGPGIPSASRSYVFESQLPDGVPTAARARASNSLGLAFCRRVVEAHGGWIWVEDNPPKGTLFCFRIPIRPAVVAVSQPLG, encoded by the coding sequence ATGAAGACAGCCCCCCTGCCTCCGGACGAAGGCGCGCGCCTGGAAGCCCTGGCGGCCCATGCCGTCCTCGACACGCCGCCCGAAGAGGCCTTCGACGCCCTGACGCGGCTGGCCTCGCGGCTGTGCGGAGTCCCCATCGCACTGGTGTCGCTGCTGGACCACACCCGGCAGTGGTTCAAGTCCCGGGTGGGCATCGAGGCGACGGAGACATCCCGAGACCTGGCCTTCTGCGCGCACGCCATCCTCCAGGACGGGCTGTTCGTGGTACCCGACGCCACCCGGGATGAGCGCTTCCACGATAACCCGCTCGTGTCGGGTGCGCCGCATGTGCGCTTCTACGCGGGCACGCCGCTCAAGAGCCTGAGCGGGCACAACCTGGGCACGCTGTGTGTCATCGACCATGTGCCGCGCGAGCTGACGGCCGAGCAGGCCGAGGCGCTGGACACCCTGGGCCGGCAGGTGGAGAGCCAGCTCCAGTTGCGGCTGCGGGTGCGCGAGCTGGAGCGAAGAGAGGCCGAGAGCCGCTCGCAGCGCGACGCCCTGGCGCGGCTCAAGCGCCAGAAGGACGGGCTGCTGCAGCTGGTGGTGAAGGATCTGCAGACGCCGCTGAGCGCCATCCACTCGCACGCGGCGCTGGTGCAGAGCCGCACCCAGCTCCCCGAGGATGTGCGGGGGGCGGCGCGCGACATCCGCGAGGGGACGGAGAGCGTGCAGCGGCTGGTGGCCAACCTGCTGGAGGCGAGCCAGGAGGACGCGCCGCTGGTGACGCGGATGGCGGAGTTCGACGTCACCGCGCTGCTGGCGGAGGTGGCGCGGGACTTCGGCGTTCGCATCCACGGCAGCCACCGCCAGTTCACCCACGGCATGCGGGTGACGGAGCGCCTCATCACCGCGGACCGGGAGCTGCTGCGGCGCGCGCTGGACAACCTGCTGGACAACTCGTACCGCTTCACCCAGCTGGGCAGCGGCAAGGTGGCGATGGAGGCCAGCCAGCCGGAGCCGGGCCTGCTGGAGCTGCGGGTGCGCGACGAGGGCCCGGGCATTCCTTCGGCCTCGCGCTCCTATGTCTTCGAGAGCCAGCTGCCCGACGGGGTGCCCACCGCCGCCCGCGCCCGGGCCAGCAACAGCCTGGGGCTGGCCTTCTGCCGGCGCGTGGTGGAGGCCCACGGCGGGTGGATCTGGGTGGAGGACAATCCCCCCAAGGGCACGCTGTTCTGCTTCCGCATCCCCATCCGGCCCGCCGTGGTTGCCGTGAGCCAACCCCTTGGGTAG
- a CDS encoding ATP-binding protein, whose protein sequence is MADEWGSGLRRSESLAGEAAPSYRERPRMLADVRGTSDIEADALRYRMLARHLRTVVFQLDPLGRFTLLGASWNELTGLKTAAVLGTPLVEALHPVDREQISMLLRTLTTRTQDSFRHEVRVLSRAGTCWVELFAQASPASPGEVLGIMTDITERRRALEAVITRERGLAAVVEVQRRLLAHEPEDEPYQNLLEPLSRAAGAGRVYVLEARREERGHLLVTRRAEWCAVGISSLLHRAEQKELPLEELLRSDHALALSVGQPVQFLAAECPSPLREHLEAQQTRAVLLLPLKVHGEVFGFLGFDNCVESRVWEQGTVDLLVGAAGALSLSLEQRTTDALRARTEATLRSTEAGLHLLIEGFPDPVLMHADEQVLYVNPAMVRYLGHEGPDSLVRQPVLAVVRGEDHSAMLRHLTEAREELAARAQEMTLLRQDGQEVVADLVTLGVTFEGRPVMLTFARDFTERKQMQAQLMLSDRMVSMGTQAAGIAHELNNPLSYVIANLEFVHGEMRAGPADAERVAEWREVLGDAREGSERVRQIVRQLKAFSRVDEERREPVDLHQVLDSVAQMANNEVRHRARLVKDYGTLPYIVGNDGKLFQVFLNLVINAAHAIPEGKVDGNEIRIVTREDARGWAVVEVRDSGSGIRPEHLGRIFEPFFTTKPHGVGTGLGLPICHALVRAHGGDISVESTLGKGTTFRVVLPPAEEEAESGSAECVPVSSGAGKRVLIIDDEPSVAAALGRMLEGHRVEIAHGGVQALKLLGSEQGYDLIFCDLMMPERTGMDVFEEIIARQPELAQRFIFMTGGGFTPRSREFIASGKYRVLDKPFDKGDVYRLMLEVLSLGRTAPSAG, encoded by the coding sequence TTGGCAGATGAGTGGGGCTCGGGATTGAGGCGGTCCGAATCCCTGGCGGGTGAGGCGGCGCCGTCGTACCGCGAGCGGCCTCGGATGCTCGCCGACGTGCGGGGCACCTCGGACATCGAGGCGGACGCGCTGCGCTACCGCATGCTGGCGCGGCACCTGCGCACGGTGGTCTTCCAGTTGGATCCGCTCGGCCGCTTCACCCTGCTGGGTGCCTCCTGGAACGAGCTGACGGGGCTGAAGACGGCGGCGGTGCTCGGCACCCCGCTGGTGGAGGCCCTGCACCCGGTGGATCGCGAGCAGATCTCCATGCTGCTGCGGACGCTGACGACGCGCACCCAGGACAGCTTCCGGCACGAGGTGCGCGTGCTGAGCCGCGCCGGCACCTGCTGGGTGGAGCTGTTCGCCCAGGCCTCGCCCGCCTCGCCGGGAGAGGTGCTGGGCATCATGACGGACATCACCGAGCGCCGCCGGGCGCTGGAGGCCGTCATCACCCGCGAGCGCGGCCTGGCCGCCGTGGTGGAGGTCCAGCGCCGGCTGCTGGCGCACGAGCCGGAGGATGAGCCCTACCAGAACCTCCTCGAGCCGCTGAGCCGCGCCGCGGGCGCCGGCCGCGTCTATGTCCTGGAGGCCCGCCGCGAGGAGCGAGGGCACCTGCTCGTCACGCGCCGGGCCGAGTGGTGCGCCGTCGGCATCTCCTCGCTCCTGCACCGCGCGGAGCAGAAGGAGCTGCCGCTGGAGGAGCTGCTGCGCTCGGACCATGCGCTGGCGCTGAGCGTGGGCCAGCCCGTGCAGTTCCTGGCCGCCGAGTGTCCCTCGCCGCTGCGCGAGCATCTGGAGGCACAGCAGACGCGCGCCGTGCTGCTGCTGCCGCTGAAGGTCCACGGAGAGGTGTTCGGCTTCCTGGGCTTCGACAACTGCGTGGAGTCGCGGGTCTGGGAGCAGGGCACGGTGGACCTGCTGGTGGGCGCGGCCGGAGCGCTGTCGCTGTCGCTGGAGCAGCGCACCACGGACGCGCTGCGGGCGCGCACCGAGGCCACGCTGCGCAGCACCGAGGCCGGCCTGCACCTGCTCATCGAGGGCTTTCCGGATCCGGTGCTGATGCACGCGGACGAGCAGGTGCTCTACGTCAACCCAGCCATGGTGCGCTACCTGGGCCACGAGGGGCCCGACTCCCTGGTGCGCCAGCCGGTGCTCGCCGTGGTGCGGGGCGAGGACCACTCGGCGATGCTGCGGCACCTGACCGAGGCCCGCGAGGAGCTGGCCGCGCGCGCTCAGGAAATGACGCTGCTGCGGCAGGACGGGCAGGAGGTGGTGGCGGACCTCGTCACCCTGGGCGTCACCTTCGAGGGGCGGCCGGTGATGCTCACCTTCGCGCGCGACTTCACCGAGCGCAAGCAGATGCAGGCGCAGTTGATGCTCAGCGACCGCATGGTCTCCATGGGCACGCAGGCGGCCGGTATCGCGCACGAGCTGAACAACCCGCTCTCCTACGTCATCGCCAACCTGGAGTTCGTCCACGGGGAGATGCGGGCCGGGCCCGCGGATGCCGAGCGCGTGGCCGAGTGGCGCGAGGTGCTGGGAGATGCGCGCGAGGGCTCCGAGCGGGTGCGGCAGATCGTCCGCCAGCTCAAGGCCTTCTCGCGGGTGGACGAGGAGCGGCGCGAGCCGGTGGACCTGCACCAGGTGCTCGACTCGGTGGCGCAGATGGCCAACAACGAGGTGCGCCACCGGGCGCGGCTGGTGAAGGACTACGGCACGCTGCCGTACATCGTCGGCAACGACGGCAAGCTCTTCCAGGTCTTCCTCAACCTCGTCATCAACGCCGCGCACGCCATCCCCGAGGGCAAGGTGGACGGCAACGAGATTCGCATCGTCACCCGCGAGGATGCGCGCGGGTGGGCGGTGGTGGAGGTACGAGACAGCGGCTCCGGCATCCGCCCCGAGCACCTGGGCCGCATCTTCGAGCCCTTCTTCACCACCAAGCCGCACGGGGTGGGCACGGGGCTGGGGCTGCCCATCTGCCATGCGCTGGTGCGCGCGCACGGCGGCGACATCTCGGTGGAGTCCACGCTGGGTAAGGGCACCACGTTCCGGGTGGTGCTGCCGCCCGCGGAGGAGGAGGCCGAGTCCGGGAGTGCGGAGTGCGTCCCCGTGTCGAGCGGCGCCGGCAAGCGGGTGCTCATCATCGATGACGAGCCCTCGGTGGCCGCCGCGCTGGGCCGGATGCTGGAGGGACACCGGGTGGAGATCGCCCACGGCGGGGTGCAGGCCCTGAAGCTGCTGGGGAGCGAGCAGGGCTATGACCTCATCTTCTGTGACCTGATGATGCCCGAGCGCACGGGGATGGACGTCTTCGAGGAGATCATCGCCCGACAGCCGGAACTGGCCCAGCGCTTCATCTTCATGACGGGTGGAGGCTTCACCCCGCGCTCGCGGGAGTTCATTGCCTCCGGCAAGTACCGGGTGCTGGACAAGCCGTTCGACAAGGGCGACGTGTACCGGCTGATGCTCGAAGTGCTCTCTCTCGGACGGACGGCTCCGTCGGCGGGCTGA
- a CDS encoding phosphatase PAP2 family protein, producing the protein MWRPLREWSSLLPGPDGARLLVMLLVIVGCCLGFVVLADEVLEKDTQTYDEAIVRALRKADAPEVPVGPRWLRGAARDVTALGSGTVLTMVTLAVCGFLALVRHFRSLLLVAGSTVGGAVLNSVLKELFARPRPSVVPHLAEVFAPSFPSGHAMLSAIVYLTLGALLSQLTLRRRLKVYVLTVGMLLSFLVGLTRVFLGVHYLTDVLGGWMAGLAWALLCTLLVRAVKRRSPALREEVLKGADTSEQMPDVSGREPG; encoded by the coding sequence ATGTGGCGTCCCTTGCGCGAGTGGAGCTCCCTGCTGCCAGGCCCGGATGGGGCACGACTGCTCGTGATGTTGCTCGTCATCGTGGGCTGCTGCCTGGGCTTCGTGGTGCTGGCTGACGAGGTCCTCGAGAAGGACACGCAGACCTACGATGAGGCCATCGTGCGCGCGCTGCGCAAGGCGGACGCTCCCGAGGTGCCCGTGGGGCCCCGGTGGCTGCGGGGAGCGGCGCGGGACGTGACGGCGCTGGGCAGCGGGACGGTGCTGACGATGGTCACCCTGGCGGTGTGCGGCTTCCTGGCGCTGGTGCGCCACTTCCGCTCGCTGCTGCTGGTGGCCGGCTCCACGGTGGGCGGGGCGGTGCTCAACAGCGTGCTCAAGGAGCTCTTCGCCCGGCCCCGGCCCTCGGTGGTGCCGCACCTGGCCGAGGTGTTCGCCCCGAGCTTCCCCAGTGGCCACGCGATGCTGTCGGCCATCGTGTACCTCACGCTGGGCGCGCTGCTGTCGCAGCTCACCTTGCGCCGGCGGCTCAAGGTGTACGTGCTGACCGTGGGGATGCTCCTGAGCTTCCTGGTGGGGCTGACGCGGGTGTTCCTGGGGGTGCATTACCTCACGGATGTGCTGGGCGGGTGGATGGCGGGACTGGCCTGGGCGTTGCTCTGCACGCTGCTGGTGCGCGCGGTGAAGCGGCGCAGCCCGGCGCTGCGCGAAGAGGTGCTCAAGGGCGCGGACACGTCCGAGCAGATGCCGGACGTCTCGGGTCGGGAGCCTGGGTAG